GCGGGTGACGGAGGTCGGGCGGATTTTGTTGTGCATCGACGAGTTCGAGCGCTGGGAGGGGCTCTTCCCCGGCGACCGGCGGGCGCTGCTGCAACTCTTGGGGCTCTTGCGCGCCACCATCCAGCACCGCCGCCGGCTGCGGGTGCTGATCGCCGGGGCCGCCTATATGGACGAGTTGGACCCGATGTGGGCCGACCATCTGGTGAACCTGCGGGAACTGGCCATCGGTCCGCTGACCCGACCGGTGACGCTCGATCTGCTGATGCGCCCGAGCGACGACTTCCCGCCCGACGCCATCCCGCCCGCGGTGGCGGAGGCGGTCTGGTCCCGCACCCTGGGCCAGCCCTATCTGACCCAACTGTACGGCTCGCTGCTGGTGACACATCTCAACGATGGCCTGATTGATACGGGGCGGCGCCAGGCGACAGTGGCGGACTGCGCGGCGCTCGACCCGGCGGTGCTGGACAAGGCCAACACCTATCTGACCAACCTGGTGCAGGCGACCCCGGCCGCGGCGCTGGCGGTCCTGGAGCGGCTTGCCCGCGGCGAGGCGGTGGACCTGACCGCCCAGGACCGCGCGACGCGGCGCTATCTGCGCCGCCGGGGCCTGGTGAGCGCGGACGGGGGCTTAGGCGTTCCGGTGCTTGGGGGCTTTTTGCGGCGGGAGGCCTAGGGTGCGGTCAGGAACGAACCGCACCGCGCGCGGATGACATTGAGATTGCTCGTTCCGACGCTCCGGCGTCACTGCCGTTAAGTTTAGCCGCAACGGCTACTGGGAGCGCCGCACCCCAGTGCGGCGCGGCCTCTGCTCAACCCGCACCGTCGGGGTTGTCGGCGAGACCGCGCCGCACTGGGGTGCGGCGCTCCCAGGCGCGCTTGGCGCCTTGGCGTGATCATTCCTTGTCTTCTTTTCTTCTCCGTGTCTTTGTGCCTTTGTGAGAGCATTCTTATACTTCCTCGCGTCTTGGTGTGATCGTGACCGCGATCGTGGTGGGCGCCGGCCGTCACCCCGGGCCGCACATCGGCCAACACAGGGGTGACACCGCCGCAGCGGTGTCACCAGCGGGTCCTCTGCGTGGGAGCCGGAAGATCGCGGGACCGACGCCCAAAGGGGCGATCGAGCGGCATTGAGTGCCGGCGGTTTTCGGCGTATCGTGTCTACAAAGTAGATACCAGAGGGACTGCCATGCGCGTCGTAGTGAAGAAATGGGGCAACAGCGCGGCCGTGCGCATCCCGGTCGGGGTCATGGCCGCCGCGCGGGTGAGCCTGGATGAGGAGGTGGACATTCGCGAGGAAGGCGGGCGGATCCTGATCGAGCCGATCCGGTCGCACGCCTACGACCTGGCGGAACTGCTGTCCGGGATCACGCCGGAGAATCGGCACGCCGAGGTGGATTTCGGTACCCCGGTCGGGCGTGAGGCGCTGTGACCGTGCCGCGGTATGTGCCGGACGCCGGCGACATCGTGTGGCTGCATTTCGACCCTCAGGCCGGTCATGAGCAGGCCGGTCACCGACCAGCCCTGGTCATCAGCCCGGCGGCCTACAACGGTAAGACCGATTTGATGCTGTGTTGTCCGATGACGACGCACATCAAAGGCTATCCGTTCGAGGTCCCCATTGTCGGCGACCGCCCCGGCGCGGTGCTCGCCGATCAGGTGAAGAGCCTGGATTGGGTGGCCCGCAAGGCGCTCCGCAAGGGTCGCGTCACCACCGCTGAATTGGCGCAAGTGCAGGGAAAGATCCTGGCCCTGATCGGCCCCTGACGGCCTGCCGCACCCTACCTGGCCGAGCGCGGATAGACCCAACCGGCAATCCGACCGCCGTCCGCGTTCTTGACCTGCGTCGGCGAGACATCGATGAGCGTATAACGGCCGCCGACCTCGAACAGGCGAATCCGGCGTGCATGATCGGTGGGGTCTTCCCAAGGGGCATTGCTGTAGTTCTGCTCGGCGAGCGAGACGCTGCCGCGTTCCTGATCGACGCCGATCACCACGGCGACATGCCCCCAGCGCCACTCGGGGTCCTGGCGGTCCGGATAATAGACGACCAGATCGCCCCGCCGCGGCGGGCGTTGCGCCGCGCCATTGATCGAGCGGGCCAGCGCAATGGACTGGTGGGTGCGGATATCCTCTGCGGTGGTCAGATAGATGATATCGACGGCGCCGGGGACGTCACCGAAGGCGATACCCAGGTTCTTCATCCACCACCGGCGCGCGTATTCGACACACTGATAGATGAGGCCGACATAGCGCAGATTCGGTTGTTGCGGGTCCCGGGCCTGGACTGAGATCGCCCCGGTATCCAAATCGAGATACGAATACTCCGGGTGAATACAGGTGGGAGTACAATTGGACTGAGCAGGGACGCCATCCGCTGCGCCGAGCACAGTCCCGAAGCTGGTCGCACAACCGACGGTACAGGCATCCTTGCCGATGGAAAAATAGTGCTTGATATCCGCCAGCTCGAAGGCCGGCGGTTGGCGCAGCAGGCCGTCGCCGTCGGTATCGGGCAGGGGCCTGGCCAAGGCGGGCGCCGGCGCCTGAGACGGCGGTTCGGTCGCCGTGGCCCTGTCCTGCGCAGTCCAGGCGAGGCCGACGGCCGTTTGGCACAGCAGCCCTATCAGCACCAATATCGGGACCCATGAATGGCGGACCCGGCGTGAAACGGCAAGAGCAGCCGAAAACATCAGGGTTAGGGAGACTGCCAGGACCGGGCGAGTACCCTGCTGCTCGTGCCCCGCCGTCGGGTCGAGCGACACGAGCCGGAGATCGCCGCGCTCCATTACAATCACTCGCGGCCGACCGGGCGGTCGTCGAGCCAGGCGCGATCCTCGTCGCCGGCCTCGGCCGATGGGTTGCATTGGGCCAACAACTGGTCCAGGCTGGAGCGCGGGGTCCGGGTCGGCTCGATCACCAGAGGACCGCCATCGACGGTCACGCCGACGGTCTCGCCGGCCCGCAGGTGCAGCAGCCCCAGGATGGCGGGGGGCACGGTCGACATGACCGAACCGCCGACCTTGCGCAGCGTCGTCGTCAGCATGGTGTCTCTCGATGGGGCTTGGGTCATACCGAAGTATAACGTCGGCGGCCCGCCATTGTCCTGATCGCCAAGCCTCTGGATGCCGCGTGAGCGTTGCGCCTGCCCTACGCTGTTCGATGGAGTCCGGCATTGCGGTGACACTTGGAGTCCAAGGCTTCAGCCTTGGAATGCGCCAAGGCTGAAGCCTTGGACTCCAGGCAGAGGCGACGCGGTCGGCGAGTGCGCCTTGACTTAATGGCAGTGAGGCTCGGGCGTGGGAGTGCCGTGCGGGCGCTCCGCGTCCGGTCTTGGCGCCGGACGCAGAGCGCCCGCACTTGCTCCGACGCGGAAGCGTGGGAGCCAGAAAAGCGTGGGGGCCGGAAGAGCCGGAGGAGTGGCGGCGAGTGCCGGGCACGGCGCGCCGAGCGGTCCATCAGGGCCTGGCGGGCGCCTTTGCCCATTTTACCCACTTGGCAATTGGAGTGATGCATTGGCAACGATGAACACGGCACCCACCGTCTCGCTCGTCCTCGGCAGCGGCGGCGCCCGCGGCTTCGCACATATCGGTGTCATTCGCTGGCTGGAGTCGCACGGATTCGCGATCCGCTCCGTGGCCGGGTCCTCCGTGGGCGCACTGATCGGCGGAGTCTATGCCGCCGGCGAATTGGACGCCTTCGAGAACTGGGTGCGGGCGCTGACTCAGACCGACGTGCTGCGGCTATTGGATGTCGCCTGGAGCCCGTCCGGGCTATTCAAGGGCGAGCGCGTCATGGAGACCCTCAAGGAGCTGATCGGCAACCGCAATATCGAGGATCTACCCATCACCTTCACCGCGGTGGCGTCCGACGTGGAGGCGCAGAAAGAGGTCTGGCTCAACCGCGGCCCGCTGTTCGACGCGATTCGCGCCTCCATCGCCGTACCCACCGTCTTCACCCCATTCGCGATCGCTGGCCGGCGGCTGCTGGACGGCGGCCTGGTCAATCCGATCCCCATTGCCCCGACCCTGGGTGACGGCACGGATCTGACCATTGCGGTCGATGTGGCCGGCCCGCGGGGTCAGGCGCCGGCTCCGGCAGTGGCGGCCACGGCCGCCGTGACACCCCCGCCTGCCTCGACGGAGCCGGCGGGCGCGCTCGCCGGCTACCAGAGCCGCATCATTGCCTTCATCGACGAGGTGCAGGCCAAGCTCGGGGGTGAGCCCCAGCCGGCGGAGCAATGGGGCCTGGGGGACGTGCTTCAGGGGTCATTCGAGACCATGCAGGGCATCATCTCGCGCTTCAAACTCGCCGCCTATTCGCCCGACGCCATCGTCACCATCCCGCGCGACGCCGCCCGCAGCTTTGAGTTCTACCGTGCCGATGAGCTGATCGAGCGCGGTCGGCGGGAGGCGGAGCTGGCGCTCGCCCGTCTGATCGAACCGCCGCCGGGTGCGGGCTAGACGGGGCCTTGGTTGCCCGGCAGCGCCGAGGGTCGCGGAGACGGCGGCGCGGCCCCGCGCGGTCACTGCGCTTGGCCTAGGCCCACAGCTCGGCCACCTGGATGCGCATTTCAGGCAGCAGCACCGGGGCGATGAACTGCGCCCGGTCAGGCAGCAGGACCTGGCGATAGCCGTCCGGTCCCGGGTCCCGGTGCAGCTCGATCCGGCGCCGCTTGAGGTCGATGAGCCAGGTCTCCGGAACTCCATGTGCGGCATAGAGCGGGAGCTTGGTATTGCGGTCGTACCGCAACGAGGTGTCCGCAATCTCGACGACCAGCAGGGTATCGGCCGGGGTGGGGTTGGTGCCTTCGTAGAAGTCGTCGCGGGGACGCAGCAACATCAGGTCCGGCTCGGGCTCCGAGTGCTCCGGCAGTGTCAAGGGGTCCTGGACGGCGACGATGGCCAGGTCCTGGGCACGGCGTGAAAAGAGTTGGTTCAGGCGCTTGTTCTTGCCGGCGTGGCCGGCATTGATGGGCGGCATGGCGCGCAGTTCCCCCTCGATCAGCTCGACGCGGTCGTCCTCGGCGAAGATGCCGGCCTCGATCATGCGGTGATAGGCAGCGACCGTCAGGCGGTAGGCGGCCGGCTCGAGAGCTTGCTCGCGGTTTGGTTGGATGGCGTTCATCTGCGTTGGTCTGCCCACGGGAATTCGGAACCCCGGCTCAGATTACTTCACTTCAGGGTTGTGCGTCATCCGCTGCGTTGTCGAGGCCTTGTTTCACCGCCCCGTGAGCCCCTCCTGGCGGTACTTCACATCGCACAGCAGCCGTGCCAGTTCGGTCTTCACCACGTCGTAGCACTCGCAGGCGCGGGTCGCGAGCCCCTCGCGATCGAGCACGGTGATGTGGCCGCGGCGATAGCGGATGTAGCCCAACTGTTGCAGCTTGCTAGCGGCGGCGGTGACGCTTTCGCGGCGCACGCCCAACATGCTGGCGACCAGCTCCTGGGTCATGACCAGTTCGCGGCCCGGCGCCCGGTCGAGCGTCAGCAGCAGCCAGCGGCTCAATTGCTGCTCCACGCAATGGTGACGGTTGCAGGCCGCGGTCTGCGCCAACTGTGTGATCAGGGCCTGGGTATAGCGCAGCAGCAGGCGCGGCAGCAGGCCGGGGCCGTCGAAGGCCTGCTTGAGGCGGCGGCGCTCCAGGCGGTAGGCGTGGCCCGCGATCTGCACGACGGCGGAACTGGGCGTGGGGTCCCCGCCCATGAAGAGCGACACGCCGACCATGCCCTCGTTACCCACCCCGGCGGTTTCGGCCGCCGCGCCGCTCTCGGTGACATAGTGCAGCGAGACGACCGCGCTGGTGGGGAAGTAGGCGTGATGCAACTGCCGGCCCGGCTCGTAGAGCATCTCCCCCAGGGGCAGCGGGAAGAGCTCGAGGTGCGGAGACAGGGCCGCGAACTCGGCGTCCGGCAGGGCCGCGAGCAGGTGGTTCTGGTTCGGACTGTGGCACACCTGATGCATCGGACGTCAGCCCTCCGGGGCCGGGAGCGACGGCGGCCCGGGCGTGGTTTCAACGCCGATGCCGCGATAGCCGATGAAACGGCACGCCGGGGTGAAGATCGGCTCGCCGCTGACCCGGTACTGCTGCCGCGAACCGTCGGCATTGACACGACTGAAGGGGAGGTCGATGAACGGCTGGCGGGCCGCGATGGCGGCGCGTATCACGGCGCGCTCGGTTTCGTTCCAACTGCCTGAGCGTTCTTCTTCGGCGAGGTCCGCGGCCCCATCGCCCTGGAGGCCGAGCATCTCGCTCACCGGACCTGAGACTCTGGTGAAGCGGCCGTGCTCGTCCTCTTCCCAGTACCAGTCCGACGCCAGTTCAGTCAGGCGGCGGTAGCGGGCCTCGCTTTCGCGCAGTTGCGTGGTGCGCTCCTGCACGGCCTGCTCCAGCAGCAGGTTGTGTACTTCGAGCCGGCGGTACAGCAGCCGCACCTCCAGCATGTTATGGATGCGCGTCTTGACCTCCAGCAGGTCGAAGGGTTTGCTGATGAAGTCCTTGGCGCCGGCCTGCAAGGCGCGCAGTTTGTGCGCCGGCTGTGCGGTGAGCACCAGGACGGGCTGGTAGCCCGCGGCGTTCTGCGCCTGCAGCGCGGCCAGCACCTGGAAGCCGTCCATGCCGGGCATCTGCAGGTCGAGCAGGATCAGGTCATAGTCGTGGTCGCGATGCAGCGCGCACACGCCCACCGGGTCCATGGTCGCGGTCACGCCGGTATAGCCCGCGTCGCCCAGCAGGCGCTGCAGCAGGCGCACATTGGCCTCCTGGTCATCGACGATCAGGATGCGGGCGGCGAGGATCTCCTCTTCTGGTAATTTCATCTGATTTTTATAGGCTTGCGGGTTGACTGGCGGCCAGGGCGTGCTTGAACGCCAGGTCCAGGGTGTCCATGAACTCACCCACCTTGATGGGCTTGGTCAGGTAATGAAAAAAGCCGGCCTGTTTGCCCTTCTCGATGTCGCGCGGCATGGCATTGGCGCTCAACGCGATCACCGGGATCAGGGCGGTCGCCGGGTCCTCGGCCAGGATGTGCAGGGCCGTGATGCCGCTGATGCCGGGCAGGTTGATGTCCATCAGGATGACCTCGGGCCTGAAGGCGCGCGCCATCTCCACGCCGCGCCGGCCGTCGCGCGCCGAGAGCAGCCGGATGTCGGGGCGGCGCTCCAGCAGCCGTTGCACCAGCATCAGGTTGGCCGGGTTGTCCTCCACGCACAGGAGCGTCCGCAGGGTGCTGCCCGGGACCGCCGGGGCCGGCGCGGCCAACTGGGTATCGGCCGGTTCGGCCGTCAGGTGCGGCGCGGCCGTCGCGTCCAGTTCGATCCAGAAGGTGCTGCCCACGCCGACCGTGCTGTCGACCCCGATGCTGCCGTTCATCAACTCCACCAGGCGCTTGCAGACCACGAGCCCGATGCCGGTGCCCTCCTGGGCCCCGGCCTCCTGCCCCAGGCGGTTGAAGGGCTGGAACAGTTGCACCAGCTTGTCGGCCGCCAGGCCCTCGCCCGTGTCCTGCAGGCTGATGCGGGTGCGCCCGTCGGCCGCCGCGCCAACCCGCAGGTCCACACGGCCCCCGACCCGATTGTACTTGATGGCGTTGGACAGCAGGTTGACCAGCACCTGCTTGACGCGGGTGCGGTCGGCGCGCACCAGCCAGGGTCCGTCCAGGTCCGGGAAATAGACCCGGATGCCGCCCTTCTGCGCCTGCGGCTCGATCATCGCCTGGCAGTCGGCCAGGACCTCGGCGAGCGACATGGGCTCGGGCGACAGCGACAGCCTGCCCGATTCGATCAGCGACAGGTCCAGGATCTCGTTGATCAGGTCCAACAGGTACCAGCCGGCCTGCAGGATCTGGTCGATCGAGTCCTTCTGCCCGGGCGTGGGCGGCGGGGCGCCGGTCTCCATCAATTGGGCGAAGCCGAGGATGGCGTTCAGCGGTGAGCGCAACTCGTGGCTCATGCTGGAGAGGAAGTCCGACTTCGCGAGATTCGCCTCCTCGGCCGCCACCTTGGCCTTCTTCAGTTCCACGTGACTCTCCTTCAACACCGCGTCCAGGCGCAGGCGCTCGGCCTCCACCTGCTGACGGGCGGTGTTGTCGGTGCCGATCAGCAGGTAACCGATGATGGCGTCGGCCGCGTCCTGCAGCGCCGTCACCGACACCACGGCCGGCAGGCGGCTGCCGTCCTTGCGGATGTAGGTCAGCTCATAGACGTCCTCGATGCGGCGCCGCGCCTTGAACACCATGGCCTCGAAGCCCGCCGTGATGGGCGTGCCCAGTTCGATGCTCAGCGCCAGGGCGCGCGCCTGCAGTTCCTGGGGGTCGGAGATGTCCGCGGGGGTGATGCGATCGACCACGTCGGCGGCGGCGTAACCCAGCATGCGCTCGGCACCCACGTTGAAGATCTGGATGATGCCGTGCTCGTCCGTGGCGATGCTGGAGAAGTTGGCACTGTTCAGGATCGCGGTCTGCAGCGCACCGGTCTTGAGCAGCCCCCGCTGGCGCTGATCCTCGCTGACGGCCTTCGCAGTACCGCCCGCGCCCACGTCGGGCGCACCGTTTCCGTCTTCACGCATGAGCAATGTCCGATTCGATGCAAGTTGGGCCGCGCGGCGCGGGGTACACAAGGGGCCAGAAGGGAGGGTACCACCCCGGGCGGCGGGCATCGGTGCGGTAGCGCACGCCGGGCGACGCCCCTGACGCAAGATCCGGCGGTTGCTCACGCGAAGCTCGCCAAGAATACAGTAGGGCAGCTCCACCATCCAGAGCATCCGCCTCCTGAATCGCCCCAGGTCGAGAAGGCACTGAAAATGCCGGATAGCCAATGCGCGTCACCGTACAGATAAACGCCTCCGTTTGGGTGATACTGACAATCAGACATCGCGATGAGATGTCGGGTACCGTACAGACAGGCGGCGCCGTGCGGGTGATGCTGGCAGTCAAGCAGCGACAGCGCCACCGTGCTTTCAGTAGGCTGAACTCCTGAAACCAACTTCAAACAGGTAACGACAAATGAAGAACATATCTACCATTGCCCTTCTCTGCACCATTACTTTGGTGCTGGTGCTCGCGGCTTGCAGCACCGCCTCGAAGCATGAGCCGGCGCCGGCCGCCGCCGCTCCGTCGTATCAGCAGCCGAAAGCGGATCGCAATTGATAACTGCCCGGTCTCGATAGTATTTGCCGTCAACTTTGAATAAGTCCGCTCACCCCAC
The DNA window shown above is from Candidatus Thiodictyon syntrophicum and carries:
- a CDS encoding AbrB/MazE/SpoVT family DNA-binding domain-containing protein; translation: MRVVVKKWGNSAAVRIPVGVMAAARVSLDEEVDIREEGGRILIEPIRSHAYDLAELLSGITPENRHAEVDFGTPVGREAL
- the mazF gene encoding endoribonuclease MazF, with the translated sequence MTVPRYVPDAGDIVWLHFDPQAGHEQAGHRPALVISPAAYNGKTDLMLCCPMTTHIKGYPFEVPIVGDRPGAVLADQVKSLDWVARKALRKGRVTTAELAQVQGKILALIGP
- a CDS encoding CHAP domain-containing protein, producing MARPLPDTDGDGLLRQPPAFELADIKHYFSIGKDACTVGCATSFGTVLGAADGVPAQSNCTPTCIHPEYSYLDLDTGAISVQARDPQQPNLRYVGLIYQCVEYARRWWMKNLGIAFGDVPGAVDIIYLTTAEDIRTHQSIALARSINGAAQRPPRRGDLVVYYPDRQDPEWRWGHVAVVIGVDQERGSVSLAEQNYSNAPWEDPTDHARRIRLFEVGGRYTLIDVSPTQVKNADGGRIAGWVYPRSAR
- a CDS encoding AbrB/MazE/SpoVT family DNA-binding domain-containing protein, whose protein sequence is MLTTTLRKVGGSVMSTVPPAILGLLHLRAGETVGVTVDGGPLVIEPTRTPRSSLDQLLAQCNPSAEAGDEDRAWLDDRPVGRE
- a CDS encoding patatin-like phospholipase family protein; this encodes MNTAPTVSLVLGSGGARGFAHIGVIRWLESHGFAIRSVAGSSVGALIGGVYAAGELDAFENWVRALTQTDVLRLLDVAWSPSGLFKGERVMETLKELIGNRNIEDLPITFTAVASDVEAQKEVWLNRGPLFDAIRASIAVPTVFTPFAIAGRRLLDGGLVNPIPIAPTLGDGTDLTIAVDVAGPRGQAPAPAVAATAAVTPPPASTEPAGALAGYQSRIIAFIDEVQAKLGGEPQPAEQWGLGDVLQGSFETMQGIISRFKLAAYSPDAIVTIPRDAARSFEFYRADELIERGRREAELALARLIEPPPGAG
- a CDS encoding Uma2 family endonuclease, which encodes MNAIQPNREQALEPAAYRLTVAAYHRMIEAGIFAEDDRVELIEGELRAMPPINAGHAGKNKRLNQLFSRRAQDLAIVAVQDPLTLPEHSEPEPDLMLLRPRDDFYEGTNPTPADTLLVVEIADTSLRYDRNTKLPLYAAHGVPETWLIDLKRRRIELHRDPGPDGYRQVLLPDRAQFIAPVLLPEMRIQVAELWA
- a CDS encoding Crp/Fnr family transcriptional regulator; this encodes MHQVCHSPNQNHLLAALPDAEFAALSPHLELFPLPLGEMLYEPGRQLHHAYFPTSAVVSLHYVTESGAAAETAGVGNEGMVGVSLFMGGDPTPSSAVVQIAGHAYRLERRRLKQAFDGPGLLPRLLLRYTQALITQLAQTAACNRHHCVEQQLSRWLLLTLDRAPGRELVMTQELVASMLGVRRESVTAAASKLQQLGYIRYRRGHITVLDREGLATRACECYDVVKTELARLLCDVKYRQEGLTGR
- a CDS encoding response regulator, with amino-acid sequence MKLPEEEILAARILIVDDQEANVRLLQRLLGDAGYTGVTATMDPVGVCALHRDHDYDLILLDLQMPGMDGFQVLAALQAQNAAGYQPVLVLTAQPAHKLRALQAGAKDFISKPFDLLEVKTRIHNMLEVRLLYRRLEVHNLLLEQAVQERTTQLRESEARYRRLTELASDWYWEEDEHGRFTRVSGPVSEMLGLQGDGAADLAEEERSGSWNETERAVIRAAIAARQPFIDLPFSRVNADGSRQQYRVSGEPIFTPACRFIGYRGIGVETTPGPPSLPAPEG
- a CDS encoding ATP-binding protein, translated to MREDGNGAPDVGAGGTAKAVSEDQRQRGLLKTGALQTAILNSANFSSIATDEHGIIQIFNVGAERMLGYAAADVVDRITPADISDPQELQARALALSIELGTPITAGFEAMVFKARRRIEDVYELTYIRKDGSRLPAVVSVTALQDAADAIIGYLLIGTDNTARQQVEAERLRLDAVLKESHVELKKAKVAAEEANLAKSDFLSSMSHELRSPLNAILGFAQLMETGAPPPTPGQKDSIDQILQAGWYLLDLINEILDLSLIESGRLSLSPEPMSLAEVLADCQAMIEPQAQKGGIRVYFPDLDGPWLVRADRTRVKQVLVNLLSNAIKYNRVGGRVDLRVGAAADGRTRISLQDTGEGLAADKLVQLFQPFNRLGQEAGAQEGTGIGLVVCKRLVELMNGSIGVDSTVGVGSTFWIELDATAAPHLTAEPADTQLAAPAPAVPGSTLRTLLCVEDNPANLMLVQRLLERRPDIRLLSARDGRRGVEMARAFRPEVILMDINLPGISGITALHILAEDPATALIPVIALSANAMPRDIEKGKQAGFFHYLTKPIKVGEFMDTLDLAFKHALAASQPASL